One Homo sapiens chromosome 3, GRCh38.p14 Primary Assembly genomic window carries:
- the PRR23E gene encoding proline-rich protein 23E — translation MGTGASEKQAEQKVRRAFEASEEAHGTLAASTPWVAMGSAYGSCTCLGAQPVTDLALWPVIYSCMGFSPQAYPAFWAYPWVLYGGYLWMGYPPPAALVPSVWLYWRGASSFDPLIGSPYLAALAPNLFPFPMKFPPTYSLASPTLGGATSSHCPQVGCWTPASSAPRAAVEGPSRGAPYLKTCKAPPSEWASRFGIWAPLPCCSSELRPLPPSPIEDSQLDPGCSRSSSRSPCRARRRLFEC, via the coding sequence ATGGGCACAGGTGCATCAGAGAAACAAGCAGAGCAGAAGGTCCGCCGTGCCTTCGAGGCCTCCGAGGAAGCCCACGGGACTCtggcagcctcaaccccctgggtGGCCATGGGCTCTGCCTATGGTTCCTGTACCTGCTTGGGAGCCCAGCCTGTAACTGACCTGGCCCTCTGGCCTGTCATCTACTCCTGCATGGGATTTTCCCCACAAGCTTACCCAGCCTTCTGGGCTTACCCGTGGGTGCTCTATGGTGGGTATCTCTGGATGGGTTATCCCCCTCCAGCTGCCTTGGTGCCTTCAGTGTGGCTGTATTGGAGGGGCGCCTCCAGCTTTGACCCCCTCATAGGAAGTCCGTATCTGGCTGCCTTGGCCCCCAACCTATTTCCTTTCCCCATGAAATTCCCACCCACCTACTCCTTGGCTTCTCCCACTCTGGGCGGGGCCACCTCCAGCCACTGTCCCCAGGTGGGATGCTGGACTCCAGCCAGCTCAGCCCCCAGGGCTGCCGTAGAGGGGCCATCCAGAGGAGCTCCCTACTTGAAGACATGCAAAGCCCCTCCCTCAGAATGGGCCTCCAGGTTCGGTATTTGGGCACCTTTGCCCTGCTGCAGTTCAGAGCTCCGCCCTCTGCCCCCTTCCCCCATTGAAGATTCTCAGCTGGACCCGGGCTGCTCCCGCTCCTCCTCCCGGTCACCCTGCAGGGCCCGCCGCCGCCTCTTTGAGTGCTAA